A genomic region of uncultured Paludibaculum sp. contains the following coding sequences:
- a CDS encoding ATP-binding protein, whose product MKSLFLRIFLWFCCGSIVLLLVVGTGFVLDSPAAAAAAPWWRLGQGAIVSAGRVAVDSYERGGVVEVDRYFETLARDTGLRVALYDESGRVLAGSALPATGKPGSELLAGPMGQLVVQPLRGVSGVRLTGAQGKAYGFTAVMPRRELRGVWSRTFLISFLLTSGLLCYLLARHLTAPVVHLRGLTSRFSSGDLSARVTMPSLLDRKDEVGGLARDFNRMAARTETLLNAQRRLIADVSHELRSPLTRLSLALGLIRRRGDSVSPTSMARMEREVQRLNTLIGQLLTLSRLEALDQPPPMEPIDLSALVQEIAIDAGFETTSSDRGVRLVECAACTLTGARDLLRSAIENVVRNALKYTNPGTVVQIRLTRPSGSGVATIIVEDEGPGVPPEDLAHIFEPFYRVEQARERQSGGAGLGLAITQQVVSLHGGSVTVSNRETGGLALRIALAVDPVF is encoded by the coding sequence ATGAAGAGCCTCTTCCTCAGAATATTCCTCTGGTTCTGTTGCGGGTCCATTGTGCTGTTGCTGGTGGTGGGGACCGGGTTTGTGCTGGACTCGCCAGCAGCGGCGGCCGCCGCGCCGTGGTGGCGTCTGGGGCAAGGTGCCATTGTTTCCGCCGGACGCGTGGCCGTGGACAGCTACGAACGCGGAGGCGTGGTGGAAGTGGACCGGTACTTCGAGACGCTCGCACGAGATACAGGGCTACGCGTCGCTTTGTACGACGAGTCGGGGCGAGTCCTGGCCGGCAGCGCCCTGCCGGCGACCGGGAAGCCGGGCTCGGAGCTGCTGGCGGGCCCGATGGGGCAGCTTGTCGTTCAGCCGCTGCGCGGAGTGTCGGGCGTCCGGCTGACCGGCGCGCAAGGGAAGGCCTACGGTTTCACGGCCGTGATGCCGCGGCGTGAGCTCAGGGGTGTGTGGTCGCGCACCTTTCTGATTTCGTTTCTGCTGACCAGCGGGCTGTTGTGCTACCTGCTGGCACGGCATCTGACGGCGCCCGTAGTGCACCTTCGCGGGCTCACGTCGCGATTTTCCAGTGGCGACCTGTCGGCCCGGGTGACGATGCCCAGCCTGCTGGATCGCAAGGACGAAGTGGGCGGGTTGGCGCGGGACTTCAACAGAATGGCGGCCCGCACCGAGACGCTGCTCAACGCGCAGCGGCGTCTGATTGCCGATGTTTCCCATGAGCTGAGATCGCCACTGACCCGATTGAGCCTGGCGCTGGGTTTGATCCGGCGGCGGGGTGATTCGGTCTCCCCCACTTCGATGGCTCGCATGGAGCGGGAGGTGCAGCGGTTGAACACTCTCATTGGGCAGTTGCTCACTCTTTCGCGCCTGGAGGCGCTGGATCAGCCGCCGCCCATGGAGCCCATCGATTTGTCCGCGCTGGTGCAGGAGATCGCCATCGATGCGGGCTTTGAGACGACCAGCAGCGATCGCGGGGTGCGACTGGTGGAGTGCGCCGCCTGCACTCTGACAGGCGCCCGGGACCTATTGCGCAGCGCGATTGAGAATGTCGTGCGGAATGCGCTGAAGTACACAAACCCGGGCACTGTCGTGCAGATCCGGCTGACCCGGCCCAGCGGCAGCGGAGTGGCGACGATCATCGTCGAGGACGAAGGTCCGGGGGTGCCTCCCGAAGATCTGGCGCATATCTTCGAGCCTTTCTACCGTGTAGAGCAGGCGCGGGAGCGGCAAAGCGGCGGCGCTGGACTGGGGTTGGCGATCACGCAGCAGGTGGTGAGCCTGCACGGCGGGTCGGTCACCGTGAGTAATCGCGAAACGGGTGGACTGGCGCTCCGCATCGCGTTGGCCGTGGATCCGGTGTTCTGA
- a CDS encoding response regulator transcription factor, with protein sequence MPRTDRPAILIIDDDFEMTEMLGEYLEPEGFAIEVCHDGDTGLKLALQPHWRLVVLDVMLPRLNGFEVLRRLRGSSQVPVIMLTARGDAIDRVVGLQGGADDYLPKPFDPQEFVARVKAILRRTAPSALRTPEQEDVLTLADVTLDSRARTVRRGGQYVELTAAEFELLRRFLRSAGHVISREELFREVLDREFSVFDRSIDNHVSSLRRKLGPRPDGRDRIRAVRNAGYVYPDLESGSGTS encoded by the coding sequence ATGCCCCGCACAGATCGTCCGGCGATTCTCATCATTGACGACGACTTCGAGATGACAGAGATGCTTGGGGAATACCTCGAGCCGGAAGGCTTCGCCATTGAGGTGTGCCACGACGGCGATACGGGCTTGAAGCTCGCGTTGCAGCCGCACTGGCGCCTGGTGGTGCTGGATGTAATGCTGCCCCGGCTGAACGGATTCGAGGTGTTGAGGCGGTTGAGGGGCTCGTCGCAAGTGCCCGTCATCATGCTGACAGCGCGCGGCGATGCCATCGACCGGGTGGTGGGCCTGCAGGGCGGCGCTGACGATTACCTGCCCAAACCATTTGACCCGCAGGAATTTGTCGCGCGGGTGAAGGCGATTCTACGACGCACGGCGCCGTCGGCGCTGCGCACTCCTGAACAGGAAGACGTCCTCACGTTGGCGGATGTGACGTTGGACAGCCGTGCCCGCACGGTGCGGCGCGGCGGCCAGTATGTCGAACTGACGGCCGCGGAGTTCGAGTTACTGCGGCGATTTCTGCGCTCGGCTGGACATGTGATCAGCCGGGAGGAGCTGTTTCGCGAAGTGCTCGACCGGGAGTTCTCGGTATTCGATCGCAGTATCGACAATCACGTGAGCAGCCTGCGCAGGAAGTTGGGGCCGCGACCCGACGGCCGCGACCGGATCCGCGCGGTGCGCAACGCGGGCTATGTCTATCCCGACCTCGAATCCGGTTCGGGGACCTCATGA
- a CDS encoding ribosome-inactivating family protein, with translation MPSQVVDLDIGSAKAYMSSMGVLRQAITLGRERSAAMLLVLRVRLLYAEKVTLYMKASNMYIVAFGVNPVFALADATEDIPATLRASGAIAAEIPIRKLALGSDHNALGTDGHTFGLGDLAQCSSLALYDGTQGFAMIRKPLSLLVCMLAEAARFLEVQNSFAGISRKHGEFWARPQPNEGIFAPMSAGEGAATTDNISISGVVWVWQKASRLRQYATTAGVGPEGGKKLVAQLSALIAELCVLLGPSGGKVEREVVLASIANSPARLAGTPSPAATKLLEAKQLAARFGAQTKEQISDVLALFGDELVMRATQGLLLPAV, from the coding sequence ATGCCGAGTCAAGTGGTGGATCTGGACATAGGCAGCGCAAAGGCGTACATGAGTTCGATGGGCGTGCTGCGGCAGGCCATCACGCTGGGGCGGGAGCGGTCGGCGGCGATGCTGCTGGTTTTGCGGGTACGGCTGCTTTACGCGGAGAAGGTGACGCTCTACATGAAGGCTTCGAACATGTACATCGTCGCCTTTGGCGTCAACCCGGTCTTTGCCCTGGCGGATGCCACGGAGGACATCCCCGCGACGCTGCGCGCATCCGGCGCCATTGCCGCGGAGATCCCGATCAGGAAGCTGGCGCTGGGTTCGGACCACAACGCGCTGGGCACCGATGGCCATACGTTTGGGCTGGGCGATCTGGCGCAGTGCTCGTCACTGGCCCTGTATGACGGGACGCAGGGGTTCGCCATGATCCGCAAGCCGCTGTCGCTGCTGGTGTGCATGCTGGCGGAAGCAGCGCGCTTTCTGGAAGTGCAGAACTCGTTCGCGGGTATCTCGCGAAAGCACGGCGAGTTCTGGGCGCGGCCCCAACCGAACGAAGGGATTTTCGCTCCGATGAGTGCCGGCGAGGGCGCGGCGACGACCGACAACATCAGCATCAGCGGCGTGGTCTGGGTGTGGCAGAAGGCTTCGAGGCTGCGCCAGTATGCGACGACGGCGGGTGTCGGACCGGAGGGTGGGAAGAAGCTGGTGGCGCAACTGAGCGCGCTGATCGCCGAACTCTGTGTGCTGCTGGGCCCCAGCGGTGGCAAGGTTGAACGCGAGGTGGTTCTCGCCAGCATCGCCAACTCACCGGCCCGGCTGGCGGGAACGCCGTCGCCGGCCGCGACGAAGCTGCTCGAAGCGAAACAACTGGCGGCGCGCTTTGGCGCCCAGACGAAGGAGCAGATCTCCGACGTCCTTGCGCTATTCGGGGATGAGCTGGTGATGAGGGCCACGCAGGGATTGCTGCTGCCGGCGGTCTGA
- a CDS encoding bestrophin family ion channel: MIHYDPHKWLDHFFDLRGSLVKEIGLRVLVCVVWAAAVVSFHKFVRPVDIPSILHSLVGVALGLLLVFRTNASYDRYWEGRKLWGGIVNETRNLIRASAVHLHEEPRLLQKLARWTALFPWATMNCLRDEFDLGSLGAELTAEEVSGIRASQHQALHVSARMSELLAEMRSRGLVSDIVYTSLDQNVQLLVDYLGGCERIRKTPLPFAYIVHLRRALVIYCFTLPFALVDTFGWMSLLDVLLISYTFFGIEEIGVEIEGPFGDDANDLPMRDICETIHKNLYALAGMRRQEREAMPEGL, from the coding sequence ATGATTCACTACGATCCACACAAGTGGCTGGACCATTTCTTCGATCTGCGCGGATCGCTGGTTAAGGAGATTGGGCTGCGCGTCCTGGTCTGCGTCGTCTGGGCGGCGGCGGTGGTGTCCTTCCATAAGTTCGTCCGGCCCGTGGACATCCCCTCGATCCTGCACTCGCTGGTGGGGGTCGCGTTGGGGTTGCTGCTGGTGTTCCGGACGAATGCTTCCTACGACCGGTATTGGGAGGGGCGCAAGCTGTGGGGCGGGATCGTAAATGAGACCAGGAATCTCATTCGCGCCTCGGCGGTGCACCTTCACGAGGAGCCCAGGCTGTTGCAGAAGCTGGCGCGCTGGACCGCCCTGTTTCCGTGGGCGACGATGAACTGCCTGCGCGACGAGTTTGACCTGGGCTCACTGGGCGCGGAACTGACGGCGGAAGAGGTCTCGGGCATCCGCGCATCGCAGCACCAGGCGCTGCACGTCTCAGCGCGCATGAGCGAGCTGTTGGCGGAGATGCGCAGTCGGGGGCTGGTGAGCGACATTGTCTACACATCGCTCGACCAGAACGTCCAACTGCTGGTCGATTATCTTGGGGGCTGCGAGCGGATCAGGAAGACGCCGCTGCCGTTCGCCTACATCGTGCACCTGCGGCGCGCACTGGTGATCTACTGCTTCACACTGCCCTTTGCGCTGGTCGATACATTCGGGTGGATGAGCCTTTTGGATGTGCTCCTGATCTCCTATACGTTCTTCGGGATTGAGGAGATTGGCGTCGAGATCGAAGGACCGTTTGGCGACGACGCGAACGATCTGCCGATGCGTGATATCTGCGAGACCATTCACAAGAACCTGTACGCGCTGGCGGGGATGAGGCGGCAGGAACGCGAGGCGATGCCAGAAGGGCTGTAG
- a CDS encoding class I SAM-dependent methyltransferase → MDELKPSRTALRVAVRRAAHQLLERPLVFADPLAIPILGPQGKTWIEAEMGRADHPASRTLRAFLAARSRYAEDELAQAVLAGVRQYVILGAGLDTFCCRNPHATVGLRVFEVDHPSTQHWKRALLEEAHVAPADGVQFVSVDFERQTLPEQLRDAGFDSGQPAFCACLGVVPYLTEDAFTAAMEFVASLPDQSGIVFDYAVARQSLNLLERLALDALSKRVAAAGEPFRLFFEPESLARRLRLLGFTRIEDLGRDELNSRYFAGRSDGFQVRGGLGRLAGVWR, encoded by the coding sequence ATGGATGAACTCAAACCCAGCCGCACCGCGCTGCGAGTCGCCGTTCGACGCGCGGCCCATCAGCTTCTGGAACGTCCCCTCGTCTTCGCTGACCCGCTAGCCATCCCGATTCTCGGCCCGCAAGGCAAGACGTGGATCGAAGCCGAAATGGGCCGGGCGGACCATCCGGCCAGCCGCACTTTGCGCGCCTTCCTGGCCGCGCGCAGCCGCTATGCCGAGGACGAGTTGGCGCAAGCCGTGCTGGCCGGCGTCCGGCAGTACGTCATCCTGGGCGCGGGTCTCGACACCTTTTGCTGCCGCAATCCGCACGCCACCGTGGGCCTGCGCGTCTTTGAAGTGGACCACCCATCCACACAACATTGGAAGCGCGCGCTTCTGGAAGAAGCCCACGTCGCGCCGGCCGATGGAGTCCAGTTTGTCTCCGTGGATTTTGAGCGGCAAACCCTGCCCGAACAACTACGCGACGCCGGCTTCGACAGCGGGCAACCGGCCTTCTGTGCCTGCCTGGGCGTCGTGCCCTATCTCACTGAGGACGCGTTCACGGCAGCCATGGAGTTCGTCGCCTCCCTGCCCGACCAAAGTGGGATTGTCTTCGACTACGCCGTGGCGCGCCAAAGTCTGAATCTGCTGGAGCGGCTCGCCCTCGATGCCCTGTCCAAACGAGTAGCGGCGGCCGGAGAACCCTTCCGGCTCTTCTTTGAGCCAGAGTCACTGGCCCGCCGCCTGCGGCTGCTCGGCTTCACTCGGATAGAGGACCTGGGCCGCGACGAACTGAACAGTCGCTACTTCGCCGGACGGTCAGACGGCTTTCAAGTCCGGGGCGGCCTCGGACGCCTGGCCGGCGTCTGGCGGTAG
- the hpt gene encoding hypoxanthine phosphoribosyltransferase, with protein sequence MRTPAMPMIDKVLFSEDQIRERIQEVAAQISQRYENGNLRMVGVLKGSVFFLTALARVLTIPVKVDFLAISSFSNHSSAPGVVRIAKDLDDSIEGEDVLLVEDIVDTGFTARYLLQNLAGRGPNSIALCTMLDRSSRRIVPLQIDFRCFEIPDRFVIGCGLDYKQLYRNLNFIAVLKPDRP encoded by the coding sequence ATGCGCACCCCTGCCATGCCGATGATTGACAAGGTCCTGTTCTCCGAGGACCAGATCCGTGAACGCATTCAGGAGGTCGCGGCGCAGATCTCGCAGCGTTACGAAAACGGCAACCTGCGCATGGTTGGGGTCCTGAAGGGATCGGTGTTCTTTCTGACCGCGCTGGCACGCGTGCTCACCATCCCGGTGAAGGTAGACTTTCTGGCCATCTCTTCGTTCTCCAATCATTCCAGCGCGCCCGGTGTGGTGCGGATTGCGAAGGACCTGGACGATTCGATTGAGGGCGAGGATGTCCTGCTGGTGGAGGATATCGTCGACACCGGCTTCACCGCGCGGTACCTGCTGCAGAATCTGGCTGGCCGGGGGCCTAACTCCATCGCGTTGTGCACGATGCTGGACCGGAGTTCCCGCCGCATCGTGCCGTTGCAGATCGACTTCCGTTGCTTCGAGATCCCCGACCGCTTCGTAATCGGGTGTGGGTTGGACTACAAGCAGCTGTACCGGAATCTCAACTTCATCGCCGTGTTGAAGCCCGACCGGCCGTAG
- a CDS encoding cytidylate kinase family protein → MAVVTVSGEPGCRTREVAQLAAQRLAFTHLSAERVDSMLGEEFGPIIESNSKAWPDMAASILLRLGTESHLVIGVDGAELLFKNFPALLRVRVVAPENRRIGNLMLDDRLDRATARIQLRKRETELRATRRARFGRATAAPETFDLTLNAESLDAAHMAALIEAAVRARDLTVHGFLSHAAEAQLQFQIRLRLARHGIQPHARASLKNVQFGHPSEEIFANLLDFYRIAWEYEPRSFPIAWDVSGRVLESFTPDFFLPESDMYVELTTMKQSLVTRKNRKIRLLREIYPHVNIQVFYQKDLQDLVLKYGILPETADSK, encoded by the coding sequence ATGGCGGTCGTGACTGTTTCCGGCGAGCCTGGCTGCAGGACGCGTGAAGTCGCTCAACTGGCCGCACAGCGGCTGGCGTTCACACACCTGAGTGCGGAGCGTGTGGACTCGATGCTGGGCGAGGAGTTCGGCCCGATCATCGAATCGAATAGCAAGGCCTGGCCGGATATGGCCGCGTCGATCCTGCTGCGGCTGGGTACGGAATCGCATCTGGTGATCGGCGTCGATGGCGCCGAGTTGCTGTTCAAGAACTTCCCCGCATTGTTGAGGGTGCGTGTCGTGGCGCCGGAGAACCGGCGGATCGGCAACTTGATGCTGGACGACCGGTTGGACCGGGCTACGGCCCGCATTCAACTGCGAAAGCGGGAGACCGAGTTGCGGGCGACCCGCAGGGCCCGTTTTGGCCGCGCCACGGCCGCGCCGGAGACGTTTGACCTCACGCTCAACGCCGAATCGCTGGACGCAGCCCATATGGCGGCCCTCATTGAGGCGGCTGTTCGTGCTCGCGACCTGACGGTGCACGGGTTCCTTTCGCACGCGGCCGAGGCTCAACTGCAGTTCCAGATCCGGTTGCGCCTGGCCCGGCATGGAATTCAGCCGCATGCTCGGGCCAGTCTCAAGAACGTGCAGTTCGGTCACCCGAGCGAAGAGATCTTCGCCAACCTGCTCGACTTCTACCGTATTGCCTGGGAGTACGAGCCGCGCAGCTTTCCCATCGCGTGGGACGTTAGCGGGCGCGTGTTGGAGAGCTTCACGCCCGATTTCTTTCTACCCGAGTCCGACATGTACGTCGAGCTCACGACGATGAAGCAGTCCCTGGTGACGCGCAAGAACCGCAAGATCCGCCTGCTGCGCGAGATCTATCCCCACGTCAACATTCAGGTTTTTTATCAGAAGGATCTCCAGGATCTGGTGCTGAAGTATGGCATTCTGCCGGAGACGGCCGACTCGAAATAG
- a CDS encoding FAD-dependent oxidoreductase, whose amino-acid sequence MGTAAWAAGREIRCDIAVIGGGTGGCAAALAACRNGFRVVMTEETDWIGGQLTSQSVPPDEHPWIEGFGGTQAYRAYRTSVRQYYRDHYPLTAEARLNPKLNPGGGGVSVITHEPKVSLAVLEAMLAPYVSAGLLVILLENRPVAAEATGDRVTSVTVEGNGARKVIQAPYFIDATETGELLPLTKTEFVMGFESKKQTGELHAPDQAQPNNHQAFTVCFSLGHDAGSNRVIDKPSEYAFWRDYFPKLTPAWPDKLLSWSMSDPISLKKREVFFDPTLQSKQTGLNLWLYRRIVNKANYQPGFCQSDVTLVNWPQNDYWLGNLYGGTDQEAKHHLARGRQLSLSLVYWMQTEAPRPDGGAGWPGLYLRPDITGSEDGLAKYPYIRESRRIQAEFTVLEHHVGTDARMKVTGKPASEVTAEVFSDSVGVGSYRIDLHPSSGADNYIDVSSLPFQIPLGALIPKRIENLFPASKNLGVTHITNGCYRLHPVEWNIGESAGALAAHCLKHKLAARQIRNDEKRLHEFQASLTAQGIEIEWPRLRPR is encoded by the coding sequence ATGGGCACGGCAGCCTGGGCGGCCGGCCGCGAAATCCGCTGCGACATCGCAGTCATCGGTGGTGGCACCGGCGGCTGCGCGGCCGCCCTGGCAGCCTGCCGCAACGGCTTCCGCGTGGTCATGACGGAAGAAACCGATTGGATCGGCGGCCAGCTCACGTCGCAAAGCGTCCCCCCGGATGAGCACCCCTGGATCGAAGGATTCGGCGGGACCCAGGCCTATCGCGCCTATCGAACGAGCGTGCGGCAGTACTACCGCGACCACTATCCCCTCACCGCCGAAGCCCGCCTGAATCCGAAGCTGAATCCCGGCGGCGGTGGCGTCTCGGTCATCACGCACGAACCCAAGGTTTCGCTCGCGGTCCTCGAAGCCATGCTGGCGCCCTACGTCAGCGCCGGCCTGCTTGTCATCCTGCTTGAGAACCGCCCGGTGGCGGCAGAAGCCACGGGCGACCGCGTCACGTCCGTGACCGTCGAAGGGAACGGCGCGCGCAAAGTCATTCAGGCGCCGTACTTCATCGACGCGACCGAGACCGGCGAGTTGCTCCCCCTCACCAAGACCGAATTCGTCATGGGCTTCGAGTCGAAGAAGCAGACCGGCGAACTGCACGCACCCGACCAGGCGCAGCCCAACAACCACCAAGCCTTCACCGTGTGCTTCTCGTTGGGGCATGATGCCGGCTCCAATCGCGTCATCGACAAACCCTCGGAGTACGCGTTCTGGCGCGACTACTTCCCCAAGCTGACGCCGGCCTGGCCCGACAAGCTGCTCTCGTGGTCGATGTCCGATCCCATCTCGTTGAAGAAGCGCGAAGTCTTCTTCGACCCCACTCTGCAGTCGAAACAAACCGGACTCAACCTCTGGCTCTACCGCCGCATCGTGAACAAAGCCAACTACCAGCCGGGCTTCTGCCAGAGTGACGTGACGCTCGTCAACTGGCCACAGAACGACTACTGGCTCGGTAATCTCTATGGAGGTACGGACCAGGAGGCCAAACACCACCTCGCCCGCGGCCGCCAGTTGAGCCTGTCGCTCGTCTATTGGATGCAGACTGAGGCTCCGCGCCCCGACGGCGGCGCCGGCTGGCCCGGCCTGTATCTGCGCCCCGACATCACCGGCAGTGAAGACGGTCTGGCCAAATACCCCTACATCCGCGAATCGCGCCGCATTCAAGCCGAGTTCACCGTGCTCGAACACCACGTCGGCACGGACGCGCGCATGAAGGTCACCGGCAAGCCTGCCTCCGAAGTCACGGCCGAAGTCTTCTCGGACTCCGTCGGCGTCGGAAGCTATCGCATCGACCTTCACCCCTCCAGCGGGGCGGACAACTACATCGACGTCAGTTCCCTGCCCTTCCAGATCCCGCTTGGGGCGCTCATCCCCAAACGCATCGAGAACCTCTTTCCGGCCTCCAAGAACCTGGGTGTCACGCACATCACCAACGGCTGCTACCGGCTCCATCCCGTCGAATGGAATATCGGCGAAAGCGCCGGCGCGCTGGCGGCTCATTGCCTGAAACACAAGCTGGCCGCCCGCCAGATCCGCAACGACGAAAAGCGCCTGCATGAGTTCCAGGCCAGCCTGACCGCCCAGGGCATCGAGATCGAGTGGCCCCGCCTGCGCCCCAGGTAA
- a CDS encoding DUF5916 domain-containing protein → MSRYSVLLFLVWTPLLAQEQPAGVPSIHIPKVSRAPKLTDFIEGIPREAECVVTDFRQMDPGDGTPVSQPTTAFLSYDDKNLYAAFIAKDDPKLIRARVAKRKQILTDDRITINIDTFHDHLHAYWFDVNPYAIQFDGVTTDGYGDDFSWEGLWHTEGKIVSDGYIVLVTIPFKTLRFPDAESQTWGVMLGRFINRNNEFSMWPFITRRKLPQFVAQFGHMEGLRGISPGRNLYFTPYGLLSKSRYLDQTVAGPPAMARTTDPRAGLDAKMVIKDALTLDLTLNPDFSQVESDEPQVTVNQRFEVVYPEKRPFFMENASYFNTPQTLFFSRRIVDPEYGIRLTGKLGRWGIGVLAADDRAPGKSVAATDPLHGKRATDAVLSLQRDLFHDSHVRLFVTDREFAGGFNRVAALDSRMHLSSKWFLTAQAATSRTQLLNGQQQSGNTYYAKLNRQDRKLQYYTTYTDRSPHFRAELGYIPRTDIREVKNYIGYKWWREGGALVNFGPSLVVLGNWNRLGQTQDWEVDLEWSMQFKRLTSVTATRSELMELYLGREFRKSSNLLAFETEWWKWLAWSGSYTNGAGVNYYPAAGLAPELGDSQNATASLTLRPTNRLRLDETYIYSQLRTRAGWAAAPAPVSVYNNHIARSKLNYQFTREFSFRAIVDYNTVLPNTTLVSLDPTRRAGYDLLFTYLLHPGTALYAGYTDIYQNLALDPSRPPYLRYTNYPDFNTGRQAFVKLSYQFRF, encoded by the coding sequence GTGTCGCGATATTCGGTCCTGTTATTCCTAGTATGGACACCTCTGCTCGCCCAGGAGCAGCCAGCCGGCGTGCCGTCGATTCACATCCCGAAGGTGAGCCGAGCGCCCAAGCTGACTGATTTCATCGAAGGCATACCGCGCGAGGCGGAGTGCGTTGTCACCGACTTCCGTCAGATGGATCCTGGCGACGGAACGCCGGTTTCGCAGCCGACCACGGCGTTCCTTTCCTACGACGACAAGAACCTGTATGCGGCATTCATTGCGAAGGACGATCCGAAGCTGATCCGCGCTCGCGTGGCCAAGCGGAAGCAGATCCTTACCGACGACCGCATCACCATCAACATCGATACGTTTCACGACCATCTGCACGCTTACTGGTTCGATGTGAATCCCTATGCGATCCAGTTTGACGGCGTGACCACCGACGGTTACGGGGACGACTTCAGTTGGGAAGGGCTCTGGCACACGGAAGGCAAGATCGTCTCCGATGGCTACATCGTCCTGGTCACCATCCCGTTCAAGACGCTGCGATTCCCGGATGCCGAGTCGCAGACGTGGGGTGTGATGCTGGGGCGGTTCATCAACCGCAACAACGAGTTCTCCATGTGGCCGTTCATTACGCGCCGCAAGCTGCCTCAGTTCGTGGCGCAGTTTGGGCACATGGAAGGACTACGCGGCATCTCTCCGGGGCGCAATTTGTACTTCACGCCGTATGGGCTGTTATCCAAGTCGCGGTATCTGGATCAGACCGTGGCGGGGCCTCCGGCGATGGCGCGCACGACGGATCCGCGCGCCGGCCTGGACGCGAAGATGGTCATCAAGGATGCACTGACTCTGGATCTGACCCTGAATCCAGATTTCAGTCAGGTGGAGTCCGATGAGCCGCAGGTGACCGTGAATCAACGGTTCGAGGTCGTCTATCCGGAAAAGCGCCCTTTCTTTATGGAGAACGCGTCGTATTTCAATACGCCGCAAACGCTGTTCTTCTCGCGCCGCATTGTCGATCCGGAGTATGGCATCCGGCTCACGGGCAAGCTGGGGCGGTGGGGCATTGGTGTGCTGGCGGCGGATGATCGCGCTCCGGGGAAGAGCGTTGCGGCGACCGATCCACTGCACGGCAAACGCGCGACCGACGCGGTGCTCAGCTTACAGCGGGACCTCTTCCACGACTCGCATGTGCGGCTGTTCGTGACGGATCGCGAGTTTGCCGGCGGCTTCAATCGTGTGGCGGCGCTCGACTCGCGAATGCACCTATCGAGCAAGTGGTTTCTGACGGCCCAGGCGGCCACGTCGCGGACGCAATTGCTGAACGGGCAGCAGCAGTCCGGGAACACCTACTATGCGAAGCTCAACCGGCAGGACCGGAAGCTGCAGTACTACACGACATACACGGATCGGAGCCCGCACTTTCGCGCGGAGCTCGGCTATATTCCGCGCACGGACATCCGCGAAGTGAAGAACTACATCGGCTACAAGTGGTGGCGCGAGGGTGGGGCGCTGGTGAACTTCGGCCCCTCTCTGGTGGTTCTCGGGAACTGGAACCGGCTTGGCCAGACGCAGGATTGGGAAGTCGATCTGGAGTGGAGCATGCAGTTCAAGCGGCTCACCTCGGTGACGGCCACTCGCTCGGAATTGATGGAGCTGTACCTAGGCCGCGAGTTCCGCAAGAGTTCGAATCTGCTGGCCTTCGAAACGGAATGGTGGAAGTGGCTGGCGTGGAGCGGGTCGTATACGAACGGCGCTGGCGTGAACTACTACCCGGCGGCGGGCCTGGCTCCAGAGTTGGGTGATAGCCAGAACGCTACGGCCAGCCTGACGCTACGGCCCACGAACCGGTTGCGCCTGGACGAGACCTACATCTACAGCCAACTGCGGACCAGGGCCGGATGGGCTGCGGCGCCGGCTCCGGTGAGTGTCTACAACAACCACATCGCGCGATCGAAGCTGAACTACCAGTTCACGCGGGAGTTCTCGTTCCGGGCGATTGTGGATTACAACACGGTGCTGCCCAATACGACGCTGGTCTCGCTGGACCCCACGCGCCGGGCCGGATACGACCTGCTGTTTACCTATCTGCTGCATCCGGGCACGGCGCTGTATGCGGGCTATACGGACATCTACCAGAACCTGGCGCTGGATCCTTCGCGGCCACCGTATTTGCGGTACACGAACTATCCGGATTTCAACACGGGCCGGCAGGCCTTTGTGAAACTGAGCTACCAGTTCCGGTTTTGA
- a CDS encoding PadR family transcriptional regulator, whose amino-acid sequence MAEQQKRDEIPPGTLYMLILRTLARGGEMHGYEIANAIQRLSEEVLQVEEGSLYPALQRMLLKGWVEAEWGVTSGNRRARYYQLTKLGRQQLEAELAQYRRVNGAIEKILQTA is encoded by the coding sequence ATGGCAGAGCAGCAGAAACGCGACGAGATTCCACCCGGCACTTTGTACATGCTGATCCTGCGCACCCTGGCGCGCGGCGGTGAGATGCATGGCTACGAGATCGCCAATGCCATCCAGCGGCTATCGGAAGAAGTCCTGCAGGTGGAGGAGGGCTCGCTGTATCCGGCGCTACAGCGCATGCTGCTGAAGGGCTGGGTGGAGGCCGAGTGGGGCGTGACGTCGGGCAACCGCCGGGCGCGCTACTACCAACTGACGAAGCTCGGCCGCCAGCAACTGGAGGCCGAACTGGCGCAATACCGGCGCGTGAATGGGGCCATCGAGAAGATCCTGCAAACCGCGTAG